A stretch of Amycolatopsis balhimycina FH 1894 DNA encodes these proteins:
- a CDS encoding CocE/NonD family hydrolase: MRAVTSLPYEITEEDHVRIPMSDGTVLSARVWRPVSSDTEPVPAILEYIPYRKRDLTAPRDSIHHPYLAGHGYACVRVDIRGTGESEGVLADEYLEREQLDAEEVLEWIAGQPWCTGDTGMMGISWGAFAALQVAARKPPSLRAIVISSFTDDRFADDMHYMGGCLLSDNVAESGTMFAYATLPPDPAVVGERWREMWLDRLENCSLWIDNWLSHQSRDDYWRHASVSENYSDVQVPVLASSGWADGYSNAVIRLLAHLDVPRRGLIGPWSHKYPHLGEPGPAIGYLQEVVKWWDHWLRGEENDAMDGPMLRTWMQESVPPSTSYEDRPGRWVGEATWPSPHVEPQELPLAPHRLARPGEDVSDEALPVSSPLSVGQFSGKWASYSAPPDLPYDQREEDGGSLVFETDVLTERCEILGSPKVRLEVSADQPVAMVAARLSDVAPDGRATRVTYGLLNLTHRDGHDEPAPVEPGQRCEVEIELNAVAQAFPAGHRIRLSLSTSYWPLAWPSPTPVLLSVHTGHSALELPVRPVAEPDELPARPFGEPEGAPPIPVTAVTPGEQRWTVSRDLVGYRSALDIVKNAGTVRYDDLDLEVTRDVRERYSWVAEDFCSPVAEAEWVVTFSRGEWLARSETRTRVSCTDTEFVVDAQLDGYDGARRVVSRNWHRRIPRDLV, translated from the coding sequence TTGCGAGCCGTCACCTCGCTGCCGTACGAAATCACCGAGGAAGACCACGTCCGGATCCCGATGTCCGACGGGACCGTCCTGTCCGCCCGCGTCTGGCGGCCGGTCTCGTCGGACACCGAGCCGGTACCGGCGATCCTCGAATACATCCCCTACCGCAAGCGGGACCTCACCGCGCCCCGCGACTCGATCCACCACCCCTACCTCGCCGGCCACGGGTATGCCTGCGTCCGCGTGGACATCCGCGGCACCGGCGAGTCCGAGGGCGTCCTGGCCGACGAGTACCTCGAACGCGAGCAGCTCGACGCCGAAGAAGTCCTCGAGTGGATCGCCGGGCAGCCGTGGTGCACCGGCGACACCGGGATGATGGGCATCTCCTGGGGCGCGTTCGCCGCGCTGCAGGTCGCGGCGCGGAAACCGCCGAGCCTGCGTGCCATCGTGATCTCGTCGTTCACCGACGACCGCTTCGCCGACGACATGCACTACATGGGCGGCTGCCTGCTGTCGGACAACGTCGCCGAGTCCGGCACGATGTTCGCCTACGCCACGCTGCCGCCCGACCCGGCGGTCGTCGGCGAGCGGTGGCGGGAGATGTGGCTGGACCGGCTGGAGAACTGCAGCCTGTGGATCGACAACTGGCTCAGCCACCAGAGCCGTGACGACTACTGGCGGCACGCGTCGGTCTCGGAGAACTACAGCGACGTCCAGGTGCCTGTGCTGGCGTCCAGCGGCTGGGCCGACGGCTACTCCAACGCCGTGATCCGGCTCCTGGCCCACCTCGACGTCCCGCGCCGGGGGCTGATCGGCCCGTGGTCGCACAAGTACCCGCACCTCGGCGAACCCGGGCCGGCGATCGGCTACCTCCAGGAAGTCGTCAAGTGGTGGGACCACTGGCTGCGCGGCGAAGAGAACGACGCCATGGACGGGCCGATGCTGCGGACCTGGATGCAGGAGAGCGTGCCGCCCTCGACGTCCTACGAAGACCGGCCCGGCCGGTGGGTCGGCGAGGCGACCTGGCCGTCACCGCACGTCGAACCGCAGGAGCTGCCGCTGGCCCCGCACCGCCTCGCGCGGCCGGGGGAAGACGTCTCCGACGAAGCCCTGCCCGTGTCGTCGCCGTTGTCGGTCGGGCAGTTCTCCGGGAAGTGGGCGTCCTACAGCGCCCCGCCGGACCTGCCCTACGACCAGCGCGAGGAGGACGGCGGCTCGCTCGTCTTCGAGACCGACGTGCTCACCGAGCGCTGCGAGATCCTCGGCTCTCCGAAGGTACGGCTGGAGGTCTCGGCCGACCAGCCGGTCGCGATGGTGGCGGCACGGCTGTCCGACGTCGCGCCGGACGGGCGCGCCACGCGCGTCACCTACGGGCTGCTCAACCTGACCCACCGGGACGGCCACGACGAGCCGGCGCCGGTGGAGCCGGGGCAGCGGTGTGAAGTCGAGATCGAGCTGAACGCCGTCGCGCAGGCTTTCCCGGCCGGGCACCGGATCCGGCTTTCGCTGTCCACGTCGTACTGGCCGCTGGCCTGGCCGTCGCCGACACCGGTGCTGCTGTCCGTCCACACCGGACACAGCGCGCTGGAGCTGCCGGTGCGCCCGGTCGCCGAGCCGGACGAGCTGCCCGCCCGGCCGTTCGGCGAACCCGAAGGCGCGCCGCCGATCCCGGTGACCGCGGTGACGCCGGGGGAGCAGCGGTGGACCGTCTCCCGGGACCTCGTCGGCTACCGGTCGGCGCTGGACATCGTGAAGAACGCCGGGACGGTCCGCTACGACGACCTCGACCTGGAGGTCACCCGCGACGTCCGTGAGCGCTACAGCTGGGTCGCCGAGGACTTCTGCTCGCCGGTGGCCGAAGCCGAGTGGGTGGTCACCTTCTCCCGCGGCGAGTGGCTGGCGCGCAGCGAAACCCGCACCCGGGTGTCCTGCACCGACACCGAGTTCGTCGTCGACGCCCAGCTCGACGGCTACGACGGGGCCCGGCGGGTCGTCTCGCGCAACTGGCACCGGCGGATCCCCCGGGACCTGGTCTGA
- a CDS encoding phytoene desaturase family protein — protein sequence MSTEAFDAVVIGAGHNGLVAANLLADEGWSVLVLEATAHPGGAVRTAEVTEPGFRNDLFSAFYPMSAVSPAIRGLRLEEYGLSWRHAPDVLAHVLPDDRCAVLSRDIDRTAASVDEFAPGDGDAWRRMVEQWHELREPLLETLFSSFPPVRPALKLLRRTGTGDALRLARMLTLPARRFGDELFDGEGAKLLVAGNAAHSDLSVDNAGSAVFGWLMAMIGQDEGFPVPAGGAGELTAALLRRLESRGGKVHCGRPVREVLVAGGRAMGVRDADGAPVRAHKAVLADIPAPLLYGELLAPEWLPPRFVEDLGRFQWDSATVKVDWALSGPIPWTAEAARGAGTIHLGTDLDGLSAFGGELARGRTPRRPFLLLGQMTTSDPDRSPPGTESAWAYTHVPRGTMENRAALERRARRMEETVEANAPGFTGLIKARYIQGPVELADHDPGLVGGAVNGGTAAIHQQLFFRPVLGTGRPDTPVDRLFLAGASAHPGGAVHGGPGANAARAALARSGRLGTGYAALIRAAHRALYS from the coding sequence GTGAGTACGGAAGCCTTCGACGCCGTGGTGATCGGCGCCGGGCACAACGGCCTGGTGGCGGCGAACCTCCTGGCCGACGAGGGCTGGTCGGTGCTGGTGCTAGAGGCGACCGCGCACCCCGGCGGCGCGGTCCGGACCGCCGAGGTCACCGAGCCGGGCTTCCGCAACGACCTGTTCAGTGCCTTCTACCCGATGAGCGCGGTGTCCCCGGCGATCCGCGGCCTGCGGCTCGAGGAGTACGGCCTGAGCTGGCGGCACGCACCCGACGTGCTGGCGCACGTCCTGCCCGACGACCGGTGCGCGGTGCTTTCGCGGGACATCGACCGCACGGCGGCGTCGGTGGACGAGTTCGCCCCCGGCGACGGCGACGCGTGGCGGCGGATGGTCGAGCAGTGGCACGAACTCCGCGAGCCGCTGCTGGAGACTTTGTTCTCGTCGTTCCCGCCGGTCCGCCCGGCGCTGAAGCTGCTGCGCCGCACCGGGACGGGCGACGCGCTGCGGCTGGCGCGCATGCTCACGCTGCCGGCGCGCCGGTTCGGCGACGAGCTGTTCGACGGCGAGGGCGCGAAGCTGCTGGTGGCGGGCAACGCCGCGCACAGCGACCTGTCGGTGGACAACGCGGGCAGCGCGGTGTTCGGCTGGCTGATGGCGATGATCGGCCAGGACGAGGGATTCCCCGTACCCGCCGGGGGCGCCGGGGAGCTGACCGCGGCCTTGCTGCGCCGCCTGGAATCGCGCGGCGGAAAAGTCCACTGTGGACGTCCGGTGCGCGAGGTGCTCGTCGCCGGCGGCCGGGCGATGGGGGTCCGGGACGCCGACGGCGCGCCGGTGCGGGCGCACAAGGCCGTGCTCGCCGACATCCCGGCGCCGTTGTTGTACGGCGAGCTGCTCGCGCCGGAATGGCTGCCGCCACGGTTCGTCGAAGACCTGGGCCGGTTCCAGTGGGACAGTGCGACGGTGAAAGTGGACTGGGCGCTGTCCGGCCCGATCCCGTGGACGGCCGAAGCGGCGCGCGGGGCGGGCACGATCCACCTGGGCACGGACCTGGACGGGCTGTCGGCGTTCGGCGGCGAGCTCGCCCGCGGCCGGACCCCGCGCCGCCCGTTCCTGCTGCTGGGCCAGATGACCACGAGCGACCCGGACCGGTCGCCGCCGGGCACGGAGTCGGCGTGGGCGTACACGCACGTCCCGCGCGGCACGATGGAGAACCGGGCCGCGCTCGAACGCCGGGCCCGGCGGATGGAGGAGACGGTCGAGGCCAACGCGCCGGGCTTCACCGGCCTGATCAAGGCTCGCTACATCCAGGGCCCGGTCGAGCTGGCGGACCACGACCCCGGCCTGGTCGGCGGCGCGGTCAACGGCGGCACGGCGGCGATCCACCAGCAGCTGTTCTTCCGGCCGGTGTTGGGCACGGGCCGCCCGGACACCCCGGTCGACCGGCTGTTCCTGGCGGGCGCGTCGGCCCACCCGGGCGGCGCGGTCCACGGCGGCCCGGGAGCCAACGCGGCCCGCGCGGCCCTGGCCCGCTCCGGCCGCCTCGGCACCGGCTACGCGGCACTGATCCGCGCGGCCCACCGAGCCCTCTACAGCTGA
- a CDS encoding SRPBCC family protein, whose translation MPEVSRVIDVPPDAVFAVLADGWLYGGWVVGSSHIREVDEDWPAVGSRIHHSVGPWPLQIQDVTVVRAVEPGLSLSLEAHGWPLGAAAVGLTLVPHGEGQTLVRMTEHVTRGPGKVLPEAVQALIAKPRNSESLARLADLATGKHARARNGHPHP comes from the coding sequence GTGCCCGAGGTCAGCCGCGTGATCGACGTACCGCCCGACGCCGTGTTCGCCGTGCTCGCCGACGGCTGGCTCTACGGCGGCTGGGTGGTCGGCAGCTCGCACATCCGCGAAGTCGACGAGGACTGGCCCGCGGTGGGCTCGCGGATCCACCACAGCGTGGGCCCGTGGCCGCTGCAGATCCAGGACGTGACGGTGGTCAGGGCGGTGGAGCCGGGGCTGTCGCTGTCCCTGGAGGCCCACGGCTGGCCCCTCGGCGCCGCGGCGGTCGGCCTGACGCTGGTCCCCCACGGCGAAGGGCAGACGCTGGTCAGGATGACCGAGCACGTCACCCGCGGCCCCGGCAAGGTGCTGCCGGAGGCAGTTCAGGCGCTGATCGCGAAGCCGCGCAACAGCGAGTCCCTGGCCCGCCTCGCCGACCTGGCCACGGGCAAGCACGCCCGAGCACGCAACGGCCACCCCCACCCCTGA
- a CDS encoding YihY/virulence factor BrkB family protein — MPAATDQEVATVARRRKEPESPGKLSKRSWGAVLKRTFKQFNRDNLTDWAAALTYYGVLSIFPGIIVLTSLLGLLGPDKIQTVIDNINQVVPGQGKDILVGAIRELAGSRGLAGPLAILGLLGALWSASGYVGAFMRASNAIYGMPEGRPIWKVLPLRVALTVGIVVLLALCALGVVATGSVARRLGDLVGLGSTGILVWEIAKWPVIALLVSLAFALLYWVGPNVRQPSFKWLTPGGLLAVVLWVLASAGFALYVANFGSYNKTYGSLGGVIAFFVWLWISNLAVLLGAELDAELVRGRTIEAGEAADDQDEPFLPPRDTKAMDDDEAAEVRETERS, encoded by the coding sequence ATGCCCGCCGCGACGGACCAGGAGGTGGCGACGGTGGCCAGACGACGGAAAGAACCCGAAAGCCCGGGCAAGCTCTCGAAGCGGTCGTGGGGCGCGGTGCTCAAACGGACCTTCAAGCAGTTCAACCGGGACAACCTGACCGACTGGGCCGCGGCGCTCACCTACTACGGCGTGCTGTCGATCTTCCCGGGCATCATCGTGCTCACCTCCCTTCTCGGCCTGCTCGGCCCGGACAAGATCCAGACGGTGATCGACAACATCAACCAGGTCGTCCCCGGCCAGGGCAAGGACATCCTCGTCGGCGCGATCAGGGAGCTCGCCGGCTCGCGCGGCCTGGCCGGGCCGCTGGCGATCCTCGGCCTGCTCGGCGCGCTCTGGTCGGCGTCCGGCTACGTCGGCGCGTTCATGCGGGCCTCGAACGCGATCTACGGGATGCCGGAGGGCCGCCCGATCTGGAAGGTGCTCCCGCTGCGGGTGGCGCTGACCGTCGGCATCGTGGTGCTGCTGGCCCTGTGCGCCCTCGGCGTGGTGGCGACCGGCTCGGTCGCCCGCCGGCTCGGCGACCTGGTCGGGCTCGGGTCGACCGGGATCCTGGTGTGGGAGATCGCGAAGTGGCCGGTGATCGCCCTGCTCGTCAGCCTGGCGTTCGCGCTGCTGTACTGGGTGGGGCCGAACGTCCGGCAGCCCAGCTTCAAGTGGCTGACGCCCGGCGGGCTGCTGGCCGTGGTGCTGTGGGTGCTGGCTTCCGCGGGCTTCGCGCTGTACGTGGCGAACTTCGGCTCGTACAACAAGACCTACGGTTCGCTCGGCGGCGTGATCGCCTTCTTTGTATGGTTGTGGATCTCGAACCTGGCCGTGCTGCTCGGCGCCGAACTGGACGCCGAGCTCGTCCGCGGCCGGACCATCGAGGCGGGGGAGGCCGCGGACGACCAGGACGAGCCCTTCCTGCCACCTCGGGACACGAAGGCGATGGACGACGACGAAGCCGCCGAAGTGCGGGAAACCGAACGGAGCTGA
- a CDS encoding VOC family protein, whose product MACRITELVLECRDPDKLARFWCPVLGYEVIGHEPDGLELGLPGVPFGQGPPTLILAGTDAPRRGKLPLHLDVSPAGGDQETELARLTALGARPADVGQDGTEPWVVLQDPEGNEFCLLRTAV is encoded by the coding sequence ATGGCCTGCCGGATCACCGAGCTCGTGCTGGAGTGCCGGGACCCGGACAAGCTCGCGCGGTTCTGGTGCCCGGTGCTCGGCTACGAGGTGATCGGCCACGAACCCGACGGCCTCGAGCTGGGCCTGCCCGGCGTCCCCTTCGGCCAGGGCCCGCCGACGCTGATCCTGGCCGGGACCGACGCCCCGCGCCGCGGCAAACTGCCCCTGCACCTCGACGTCAGCCCGGCGGGCGGCGACCAGGAGACCGAGCTGGCCCGGCTCACGGCCCTCGGTGCCCGCCCGGCGGACGTCGGCCAGGACGGCACCGAGCCGTGGGTCGTGCTGCAGGACCCGGAAGGCAACGAGTTCTGCCTGCTGCGCACGGCCGTATAA
- the fadD8 gene encoding fatty-acid--CoA ligase FadD8: MDEQAMRYPNHLGHLVVSALKRHRDKPVMVLGDTTMTGGRTAEQVSQYAQAFEALGAGTGAPVALLSLNRPEVLLIIAAGQMQGSRRTALHPLGSLDDHAYILGDAGITTLIIDPVPAFVDRALGLLEKVPGLTQVLTIGPVPDRLSHVGKDLTAAAAGFEPKPLEPATLPPDQVVSITYTGGTTGKPKGVMGTAQAMTTMTQIQLSEWEWPETPKFLICTPLSHAGAAFFAPTLIKGGSLVVVPRFDPADTLRIIEEQRITATMLVPTMLYALMDHPDSRTRDLSSLQTVYYGAASINPVRLREAIDRFGPIFAQYYGQSEAPMAISYLAKGDHDDARLASCGRPSAFLRTALLGPDGAPVAPGEPGEICIAGPLLAGGYWNLPDVTAETFRDGWLHTGDVAREDEDGFWFIVDRVKDMIVTGGFNVFPREVEDVVAEHPAVAQVGVIGTPDDKWGEAVTAVVVLREDADDDLERLTGEIQAAVRERKGPVHVPKQVIVAESLPMTGLGKPDKKALRAQYERRSATV; the protein is encoded by the coding sequence ATGGACGAGCAGGCGATGCGGTATCCGAACCACCTCGGCCACCTGGTCGTCTCAGCCCTGAAGCGCCACCGGGACAAGCCGGTCATGGTGCTGGGCGACACCACGATGACCGGGGGCCGGACCGCCGAGCAGGTCAGCCAGTACGCCCAGGCCTTCGAGGCGCTCGGGGCCGGTACGGGCGCGCCGGTGGCGCTGCTGTCGCTGAACCGCCCCGAGGTGCTGCTCATCATCGCCGCCGGCCAGATGCAGGGGTCGCGGCGGACGGCGCTGCACCCGCTGGGCTCCCTCGACGACCACGCCTACATCCTCGGCGACGCCGGGATCACCACGCTGATCATCGACCCGGTGCCCGCCTTCGTCGACCGCGCGCTCGGCCTGCTCGAAAAGGTCCCCGGCCTCACTCAGGTGCTCACCATCGGGCCGGTGCCCGATCGGCTGAGCCACGTCGGCAAGGACCTGACCGCGGCCGCCGCGGGCTTCGAGCCCAAGCCGCTGGAGCCCGCCACCCTGCCGCCGGACCAGGTCGTCTCGATCACCTACACCGGCGGGACGACCGGCAAGCCCAAGGGCGTCATGGGCACCGCGCAGGCGATGACCACGATGACGCAGATCCAGCTCTCCGAATGGGAGTGGCCGGAGACGCCGAAGTTCCTCATCTGCACCCCGCTGTCCCACGCCGGCGCGGCGTTCTTCGCCCCGACGCTGATCAAGGGCGGCTCGCTGGTCGTGGTCCCGAGGTTCGACCCCGCCGACACCCTGCGGATCATCGAAGAGCAGCGGATCACCGCCACCATGCTGGTGCCGACCATGCTCTACGCGCTGATGGACCACCCGGACTCGCGCACCCGCGACCTCTCGTCGCTGCAGACGGTGTACTACGGGGCCGCGTCGATCAACCCGGTGCGCCTGCGCGAGGCCATCGACCGGTTCGGGCCGATCTTCGCCCAGTACTACGGCCAGTCCGAAGCGCCGATGGCGATCAGCTACCTCGCCAAGGGCGACCACGACGACGCGCGGCTGGCGTCCTGCGGGCGGCCGTCGGCGTTCCTGCGCACGGCCCTGCTCGGCCCGGACGGCGCCCCGGTGGCGCCGGGCGAGCCGGGCGAGATCTGTATCGCGGGGCCGCTGCTCGCGGGCGGCTACTGGAACCTGCCGGACGTGACCGCGGAGACGTTCCGCGACGGCTGGCTGCACACCGGCGACGTCGCCCGCGAGGACGAGGACGGCTTCTGGTTCATCGTCGACCGGGTCAAGGACATGATCGTCACCGGCGGGTTCAACGTGTTCCCCCGCGAGGTGGAGGACGTCGTGGCCGAGCACCCGGCGGTCGCGCAGGTCGGCGTGATCGGCACGCCCGACGACAAGTGGGGCGAAGCGGTGACGGCGGTCGTGGTCCTGCGCGAGGACGCGGACGACGACCTCGAACGCCTCACCGGCGAGATCCAGGCCGCGGTGCGGGAGCGCAAGGGGCCGGTGCACGTGCCGAAGCAGGTGATCGTGGCCGAGTCGCTGCCGATGACCGGGCTGGGCAAGCCGGACAAGAAAGCGCTGCGCGCCCAGTACGAGCGGCGGAGCGCGACCGTGTAG
- a CDS encoding BTAD domain-containing putative transcriptional regulator, protein MATRSVRVQVLGSVRAWCDGTEVELGPPARRAVLGVLALAGGDAVARRELVDTLWGDRPPPSAVNVVQTHVKHLRRLLEPGRAPRAGSGVLPHVGGGYAVRRDAVDVDLWRFRELLAEASDAHRDGDTARVAASLGDALRLWHGRPLADLPLLAAHPKVVSLVAAHREAFSRYAGAMIAVGSAAEVLPGIAEAAAGQPLDEAAQALLIRAHHALGQRGEAFRHYRQTRARLVEELGIDPGPELLAAHAALLADDGVPVAAEPRSTDRVPKQLPAEPRGFTGRTAELSLLDSLLPGGAIAAISGTAGVGKTALALHWAHRVRDRFPGGQLYANLRGHAAGGPAQPIEILAQFLPALGIPPERVPADAETAAALYRTLTTDRKTLVLLDNAAGPEQVRPLLPAGAGCLVVVTGRDRMTGLVAVHGARGVTLDVLSPDDAVELLAGILGHDRVRAEPDAAAEFAKLCVHLPLALRIAAANLSDRPGSGIEDYVAELREGNLLAALAVQGDEQTAVRTAFGLSHAALPTDAQRLFRLLSLVPGADFGADAVAALAGTAPARTAALLDRLAGAHLVEHHAPGRYRFHDLLRRYAAEQAERLEPAADRDRVLRRLYDWYLGGVDAAARLLYPHMLRLPGPEAGIPAGFTELGDASNWLDTERGNLVAAIRQAAQTGRRPAAWRLADALRGYFWMCLRRVEWAAAAEAGLVAAEADGEPRALAAARLSLADLNFRQGRYRQAVRHYTAALLLARRAGWAEAEAAVLGNLGCVHWQAGRLAVAAARFRRGLALSRRIGQPAGEAVASGNLGLVHWEMGRLAEAAEHYAQALHRYRRIGSRYGEAINLANLGQAQLARGCAAEAAELLSRSLHLQREAGNRGGEAETCSRLALAHADLGHRAEALDCARAGLALAREAGEPRTEAEALAALGAVLHRLGDRADAARRYREALDLIRETGDRYPEADALIGLAAATADPGPARHALALAEQAGYRALQGQALTALARILLVHGDRGAAGDHARRALAVHRETGQALGETLAVLDRLP, encoded by the coding sequence GTGGCGACGAGGTCGGTGCGCGTCCAGGTGCTCGGTTCGGTGCGGGCTTGGTGCGACGGCACGGAGGTCGAGCTGGGACCGCCCGCCCGCCGGGCCGTGCTCGGGGTGCTCGCGCTCGCCGGTGGCGACGCGGTGGCGCGGCGCGAACTGGTCGACACGCTCTGGGGTGACCGGCCGCCGCCGAGCGCGGTGAACGTCGTGCAGACCCACGTCAAGCACCTGCGCCGGCTGCTGGAACCCGGCCGGGCGCCGCGGGCCGGCAGCGGCGTACTGCCCCATGTCGGTGGTGGCTACGCCGTGCGGCGGGACGCCGTCGACGTCGATCTGTGGCGGTTTCGGGAGCTCCTCGCGGAAGCGAGCGACGCCCACCGCGACGGCGACACCGCCCGCGTCGCGGCTTCGCTCGGCGATGCGCTGCGGCTGTGGCATGGCCGGCCGCTGGCCGACCTTCCGCTGCTCGCCGCGCACCCGAAGGTCGTTTCCCTGGTCGCGGCGCACCGGGAAGCGTTTTCCCGATACGCCGGCGCCATGATCGCCGTCGGCTCCGCCGCCGAGGTCCTGCCCGGCATCGCCGAAGCCGCCGCCGGGCAACCACTCGACGAAGCCGCGCAGGCCCTCCTGATCCGCGCTCACCACGCGCTCGGCCAGCGGGGCGAAGCGTTCCGGCACTACCGGCAGACGCGTGCCAGACTCGTCGAGGAGCTCGGGATCGACCCGGGCCCGGAGCTCCTGGCGGCCCACGCGGCCTTGCTGGCGGACGACGGTGTCCCGGTCGCCGCCGAACCCCGCTCCACCGACCGGGTCCCGAAGCAACTGCCCGCCGAACCCCGCGGGTTCACCGGCCGGACGGCCGAACTGTCCCTTTTGGACAGCCTGCTGCCCGGCGGAGCGATCGCCGCGATCTCCGGCACGGCGGGCGTCGGCAAGACGGCGCTGGCCCTGCACTGGGCCCACCGCGTCCGGGACCGGTTCCCCGGCGGGCAGCTCTACGCGAACCTGCGCGGCCACGCCGCGGGCGGCCCGGCGCAGCCGATCGAAATCCTCGCCCAGTTCCTGCCCGCGCTGGGCATCCCGCCCGAACGCGTGCCCGCCGACGCGGAAACCGCGGCGGCGCTCTACCGGACCCTGACGACCGACCGGAAGACCCTGGTGCTGCTGGACAACGCCGCCGGCCCCGAGCAGGTCCGGCCGCTGCTGCCGGCCGGGGCGGGGTGCCTGGTGGTGGTGACCGGCCGCGACCGTATGACGGGCCTGGTCGCCGTGCACGGCGCTCGCGGTGTCACGCTCGACGTGCTCAGCCCCGACGACGCCGTCGAGCTGCTGGCGGGCATCCTCGGGCACGACCGGGTCCGCGCCGAGCCGGACGCCGCCGCCGAGTTCGCCAAGCTGTGCGTCCACCTGCCGCTCGCGCTGAGGATCGCCGCGGCCAACCTCTCCGACCGGCCCGGTTCCGGGATCGAGGACTACGTCGCGGAACTGCGGGAGGGCAACCTCCTGGCCGCCCTCGCGGTGCAGGGCGACGAGCAGACCGCGGTGCGGACCGCCTTCGGCCTCTCACACGCCGCGTTGCCCACCGACGCGCAGCGGCTGTTCCGGCTGCTCAGCCTGGTTCCCGGCGCCGACTTTGGCGCCGATGCCGTCGCGGCGCTGGCCGGCACCGCGCCGGCGCGGACGGCCGCGCTGCTGGACCGGCTCGCCGGCGCGCACCTCGTCGAACACCATGCGCCCGGCCGCTACCGCTTTCACGACCTGCTCCGCCGCTACGCCGCCGAGCAGGCCGAACGCCTCGAGCCCGCGGCGGACCGCGACCGCGTGCTGCGGCGCCTGTACGACTGGTACCTGGGCGGGGTGGACGCCGCCGCCCGGCTGCTCTACCCGCACATGCTGCGGCTGCCGGGGCCCGAGGCCGGTATCCCCGCCGGCTTCACCGAGCTCGGCGACGCGTCGAACTGGCTGGACACCGAACGCGGCAACCTCGTCGCGGCCATCCGGCAGGCGGCGCAAACCGGTCGGCGGCCCGCGGCTTGGCGGCTCGCCGACGCGCTGCGGGGCTACTTCTGGATGTGCCTGCGCCGTGTCGAATGGGCGGCAGCCGCCGAAGCCGGGCTGGTGGCCGCCGAAGCGGACGGCGAGCCGCGGGCGCTGGCGGCCGCGCGGCTCAGCCTCGCCGACCTGAACTTCCGCCAGGGCCGGTACCGCCAAGCCGTCCGGCACTACACCGCCGCGCTGCTGCTCGCGCGGCGGGCGGGCTGGGCCGAAGCGGAGGCCGCCGTGCTCGGCAACCTCGGGTGCGTCCACTGGCAGGCCGGGCGGCTCGCCGTCGCCGCGGCGCGGTTCCGGCGCGGGCTCGCCCTCAGCAGGCGGATCGGCCAGCCGGCGGGGGAGGCCGTCGCGTCCGGCAACCTCGGTCTCGTCCACTGGGAGATGGGCCGGCTCGCCGAAGCCGCCGAGCACTACGCCCAGGCGCTGCATCGGTACCGCCGGATCGGGTCCCGGTACGGCGAGGCGATCAACCTCGCCAACCTCGGGCAGGCGCAGCTGGCTCGAGGGTGCGCGGCCGAGGCGGCGGAGCTGCTGAGCCGGTCGCTCCACCTGCAGCGCGAGGCGGGCAACCGCGGCGGCGAAGCCGAAACCTGCAGCCGGCTCGCCCTGGCCCACGCCGACCTCGGCCACCGGGCCGAAGCCCTCGACTGCGCCCGGGCCGGCCTGGCACTGGCCCGCGAGGCGGGGGAGCCGCGGACCGAAGCCGAAGCGCTCGCCGCCCTCGGGGCCGTGCTCCACCGCCTCGGCGACCGGGCGGACGCGGCCCGCCGGTACCGCGAGGCCCTCGACCTGATCCGCGAGACCGGCGACCGCTACCCGGAGGCCGACGCGCTGATCGGCCTGGCGGCCGCCACCGCCGACCCCGGCCCTGCCCGGCACGCCCTCGCACTGGCCGAGCAGGCGGGCTACCGGGCGTTGCAGGGCCAGGCCCTGACGGCGCTGGCCCGCATCCTGCTAGTCCACGGCGACCGTGGCGCCGCCGGGGACCACGCCCGCCGGGCGCTCGCCGTGCACCGCGAGACGGGTCAAGCCCTCGGAGAGACGCTCGCCGTCCTGGACCGGCTTCCTTGA